In Deltaproteobacteria bacterium, a genomic segment contains:
- the secA gene encoding preprotein translocase subunit SecA, whose amino-acid sequence MNAVISRIFGTKHEREIKKLSPLVDQINSHESAISSLSDPELQAKTAEFKERIEKGESLDSLLPEAFAVVREAARRTLGMRHYDVQLIGGIVLHQGKIAEMKTGEGKTLVATLPVYLNALTGRGVHVVTVNDYLARRDSEWMGKIYRFLGLEVGVIVHGLDDRQRKAAYAADITYGTNNEFGFDYLRDNMKFSLDQMVQRDFHYAIVDEVDSILIDEARTPLIISGPSEQSTDLYYRVNQIIPKLVRDEHFTVDEKARSVTLTEEGIGRVERLLGVDNIYAAGQTELLHHVEQALKAHALFQRDVDYIVKDGQVIIVDEFTGRLMPGRRYSEGLHQALEAKEGVKIESENQTLASITFQNYFRMYEKLAGMTGTAETEAEEFAKIYRLDVVVIPPNKPMIRQDLPDLVFRTKKEKFAAAAKKVKALHEKGQPVLVGTTNVETSEHFSSILKGMGIPHEVLNAKYHEREAEIVAHAGERGRVTIATNMAGRGTDIVLGPGVVELGGLHILGTERHESRRIDNQLRGRSGRQGDPGSSQFYLSLEDDLLRIFGSDRISGIMEKLGMEEGEPIEHPMLTKAIENAQRKVEARNFEIRKHLLEYDDVMNKQRGVIYSQRRQILKGENLREEIFGFIDDISSSLASTYADEKTRPSDWDWKALEERLIGQFGVAYTFTPEEKETAQPKGLRERIASLLKEAYAAQVERFGDEAMASIERYVMLQNLDTFWKDHLLNMDHLREGIGLRGYGQRDPLQEYKREGYDLFMAMIEGFRMETVGILLRIQPAPANEARIEELEEKRKREQGRITFNREGDQTQKPAHRTSDKIGRNAPCPCGSGKKYKKCCGRRV is encoded by the coding sequence ATCAATGCCGTAATCTCTCGAATATTCGGGACCAAACACGAGCGGGAAATCAAGAAGCTCTCTCCCCTCGTGGACCAGATAAACAGCCATGAATCCGCGATCTCGTCCCTCTCAGATCCGGAGCTTCAGGCAAAGACCGCCGAGTTCAAAGAAAGGATCGAAAAAGGCGAGTCACTCGACTCCCTTCTGCCAGAGGCATTTGCCGTGGTCCGGGAAGCGGCCCGTAGGACCCTGGGCATGCGGCACTACGACGTGCAGCTCATCGGCGGCATCGTCCTGCATCAGGGAAAGATCGCCGAGATGAAGACCGGCGAGGGAAAGACCCTCGTGGCCACCCTGCCCGTTTATCTAAACGCCCTCACGGGAAGGGGAGTCCATGTCGTTACGGTAAACGACTACCTCGCCCGCCGGGACTCCGAATGGATGGGAAAGATCTACCGTTTTCTCGGTCTCGAGGTCGGAGTCATCGTCCACGGGCTCGACGACCGGCAGAGAAAGGCCGCCTACGCAGCAGACATCACATACGGGACCAACAACGAATTCGGTTTCGATTACCTCCGGGACAACATGAAGTTTTCCCTTGATCAGATGGTCCAGAGGGACTTCCACTACGCCATCGTGGACGAGGTAGACAGCATCCTCATAGACGAGGCCCGGACACCCCTCATCATCTCGGGACCGTCGGAACAATCCACGGACCTCTACTACCGGGTGAACCAGATCATTCCGAAACTCGTCAGGGACGAGCACTTCACCGTGGACGAAAAGGCACGTTCCGTCACCCTGACGGAAGAGGGCATAGGAAGGGTGGAAAGGCTCCTCGGCGTGGATAACATCTACGCCGCCGGCCAGACCGAACTTCTCCACCATGTTGAGCAGGCGCTCAAGGCCCACGCCCTTTTTCAGCGGGACGTGGACTACATCGTCAAAGACGGCCAGGTCATCATTGTAGATGAGTTTACGGGACGGCTCATGCCAGGACGGCGGTACAGCGAAGGTCTCCACCAGGCCCTCGAGGCAAAGGAGGGGGTCAAGATCGAGAGCGAGAACCAGACCCTTGCCTCCATCACCTTCCAGAACTACTTCCGCATGTATGAAAAGCTCGCCGGCATGACCGGCACCGCCGAGACCGAGGCCGAGGAATTCGCCAAGATCTACCGGCTTGACGTGGTCGTGATCCCCCCTAACAAGCCCATGATACGCCAGGACCTTCCTGATCTTGTCTTCAGAACGAAAAAAGAGAAGTTTGCAGCGGCTGCAAAAAAGGTCAAGGCCCTCCACGAAAAGGGGCAGCCCGTCCTCGTGGGGACGACGAACGTCGAGACCTCCGAACACTTCTCATCCATCCTGAAGGGCATGGGCATCCCCCACGAGGTCCTGAACGCCAAGTACCACGAACGTGAGGCAGAGATCGTGGCCCATGCAGGTGAGCGCGGAAGGGTCACCATCGCGACCAACATGGCGGGCCGCGGCACCGACATCGTCCTCGGCCCCGGAGTAGTCGAGCTCGGCGGGCTTCACATACTTGGGACCGAACGCCACGAATCGCGCCGCATCGACAACCAGCTCCGTGGACGTTCCGGACGCCAGGGCGACCCAGGCTCGTCCCAATTCTATCTCTCCCTTGAGGACGATCTCCTCCGCATCTTTGGCTCCGACAGGATCTCCGGCATCATGGAAAAGCTCGGCATGGAGGAAGGGGAGCCCATCGAACACCCTATGCTCACAAAGGCCATCGAAAACGCCCAGCGAAAGGTGGAGGCCAGAAACTTCGAGATCAGAAAGCACCTCCTCGAATACGACGACGTAATGAACAAGCAGCGTGGGGTCATCTACTCCCAGAGGCGTCAGATACTCAAGGGCGAAAACCTTCGAGAAGAGATCTTCGGCTTCATAGACGACATCTCTTCCTCCCTTGCCTCTACATACGCAGACGAAAAGACCCGTCCCTCCGATTGGGACTGGAAGGCGCTCGAGGAACGTCTCATCGGCCAATTCGGCGTGGCATATACCTTCACACCCGAAGAAAAGGAAACAGCCCAACCAAAAGGCCTCAGGGAGCGTATCGCCAGTCTTCTCAAAGAGGCATATGCCGCTCAGGTCGAACGGTTCGGGGATGAGGCCATGGCCTCGATCGAGCGTTACGTCATGCTCCAGAACCTGGACACCTTCTGGAAGGACCACCTCCTCAACATGGATCACCTCCGCGAGGGTATCGGTCTCAGGGGATACGGCCAAAGGGACCCCCTCCAGGAATACAAGCGGGAGGGATACGATCTCTTCATGGCCATGATCGAGGGCTTTCGTATGGAGACGGTCGGGATCCTACTGAGGATCCAGCCCGCACCTGCCAACGAGGCCAGGATCGAGGAACTCGAGGAGAAAAGAAAACGTGAGCAGGGGCGTATCACCTTCAACCGCGAGGGGGACCAGACGCAAAAACCTGCACATAGGACCTCTGACAAGATAGGACGAAACGCACCGTGCCCATGCGGAAGCGGGAAGAAGTACAAAAAATGCTGCGGTCGTCGGGTATAG
- the argJ gene encoding bifunctional glutamate N-acetyltransferase/amino-acid acetyltransferase ArgJ gives MKIPGFLASAVPAGIKYQNRLDLGLILSRVPAVIAGVFTTNAVKAAPVIAGIERIAHGPSYARAIVVNSGNANACTGDQGMKDVETTARHVAQSLGIEPRDVLVSSTGVIGRPLPMERIKAAIPKLVAGLSEDGLEQVAKAILTTDLVPKTAIRQIRIRGTSVTIGGIAKGSGMIAPSMGPPHATMLAFLMTDADLDPAWARAALARTTDATFNRIIVDGDTSTNDTVLLLANGMARNHPLAGDAEPFGQALHDVCAELARKIVEDGEGATKCVSIFVTGARSDESADAVARAIATSPLVKTAFFGEDPNWGRILAAAGRAETDLDQTRISLSIEDIPIVSQGIGLGDGQEALAKAAMAKRAFTVKIDLGLGAGSAQVVTCDLSADYVRINADYRT, from the coding sequence ATGAAGATCCCCGGATTTCTCGCATCCGCCGTACCAGCAGGCATAAAATATCAAAACCGGCTCGACCTCGGCCTCATCCTTTCCCGCGTCCCCGCGGTTATTGCCGGGGTCTTCACCACGAACGCCGTAAAGGCAGCCCCGGTCATTGCCGGGATCGAAAGGATCGCCCATGGCCCATCGTATGCACGGGCGATCGTCGTGAACAGCGGAAACGCCAACGCATGCACGGGCGATCAGGGCATGAAAGACGTGGAAACAACGGCTCGACACGTGGCCCAGTCCCTCGGGATAGAGCCGAGGGATGTCCTCGTGTCATCCACAGGGGTAATCGGACGCCCCCTGCCCATGGAAAGGATCAAGGCCGCCATCCCTAAGCTCGTTGCCGGACTCTCCGAGGACGGCCTGGAGCAGGTTGCCAAGGCCATCCTCACAACGGATCTCGTCCCAAAGACGGCGATCCGGCAGATCCGCATCCGCGGCACGAGCGTGACCATCGGGGGGATCGCCAAGGGCTCGGGCATGATCGCGCCGTCCATGGGCCCACCTCATGCGACCATGCTCGCATTCCTCATGACCGACGCTGACCTTGATCCCGCTTGGGCCCGGGCTGCCCTGGCCAGGACGACCGATGCCACATTCAACCGCATCATCGTGGATGGGGATACAAGCACCAACGACACCGTCTTGCTCCTTGCAAACGGCATGGCCAGAAACCATCCTCTTGCTGGAGATGCCGAGCCCTTTGGACAGGCCCTCCATGACGTCTGCGCAGAACTCGCCCGAAAGATCGTCGAGGACGGCGAAGGGGCCACGAAATGCGTCTCCATATTCGTAACCGGGGCGAGATCGGACGAAAGCGCCGATGCAGTCGCCCGGGCCATCGCCACCTCCCCCCTTGTAAAGACTGCCTTTTTCGGAGAAGACCCCAACTGGGGACGGATCCTCGCTGCTGCTGGACGTGCGGAAACCGATCTTGATCAGACCCGCATCTCCCTATCCATTGAAGACATCCCTATCGTCTCTCAGGGGATCGGGCTCGGTGACGGACAAGAGGCCCTTGCCAAGGCCGCCATGGCGAAAAGGGCCTTTACAGTGAAGATCGATCTCGGGCTCGGGGCTGGATCCGCCCAGGTAGTGACCTGCGACCTCTCTGCGGATTACGTACGCATAAACGCGGATTACCGCACCTGA
- a CDS encoding SPOR domain-containing protein: MSRETTKETLPPPAPASPVARPAPETPKEIPPPPVETKRPSVSPPPPAQPTPQSASTPVETKRPSVSPPPPAQPTPQSASTPAKTKDTAVGTYFTLQIASFKDRAQAEHAAQNWADKGYRARATGVDLGAKGTWYRVYIGRFETLDEAKAFERIISKKEGIKAYIVSVKD, translated from the coding sequence GTGTCACGGGAGACCACAAAAGAGACCCTCCCCCCGCCGGCACCTGCCTCACCCGTTGCAAGGCCCGCACCCGAGACTCCCAAGGAAATCCCGCCTCCACCAGTTGAGACGAAACGCCCTTCAGTAAGCCCCCCACCTCCTGCGCAGCCAACCCCGCAGTCCGCCTCAACTCCCGTTGAGACGAAACGCCCTTCGGTAAGCCCTCCACCTCCTGCGCAGCCAACCCCGCAGTCCGCCTCAACTCCCGCAAAGACAAAAGATACGGCTGTCGGGACCTATTTCACCCTACAGATCGCCTCCTTCAAGGATCGTGCCCAGGCGGAACATGCGGCCCAAAACTGGGCTGACAAGGGGTACCGGGCACGTGCAACAGGTGTGGACCTCGGGGCCAAAGGCACGTGGTACCGCGTCTATATCGGGCGATTCGAAACGCTTGACGAGGCCAAGGCCTTTGAGAGGATCATCTCCAAAAAGGAAGGGATCAAGGCGTATATCGTCTCTGTAAAGGACTGA
- the surE gene encoding 5'/3'-nucleotidase SurE: MKILLTNDDGIHAPGLCALFEALAPRHTLFVVAPDGERSAVGHAITLSDPLRVREVRRKRPAGGSERFGWAVSGTPADCVKLALLELLETPVDLVVSGINQGANTGINVLYSGTVSAATEAAILGVKAVALSLDSPCVPDFCLASLVAERIVDWAAKTHFPQGTAINVNIPAIPLQHIKGVRLTRQGTGRHQERFEKRKDPRGNVYYWQTGSVSSAMEDPSIDRCALAQGYITVTPIHADLTDYQILGRSTIAGIESIDIWGP; this comes from the coding sequence ATGAAGATCCTCCTTACAAATGACGACGGAATCCACGCCCCGGGGCTCTGTGCCCTCTTTGAGGCATTGGCCCCTCGGCACACCCTTTTTGTCGTCGCCCCGGACGGCGAAAGGAGCGCCGTAGGACACGCCATCACCCTTTCCGATCCCTTGAGGGTCCGTGAAGTAAGACGCAAGAGGCCGGCCGGGGGCAGCGAACGCTTCGGATGGGCCGTGAGCGGGACCCCTGCGGACTGCGTGAAACTCGCCCTTCTCGAACTCCTCGAAACCCCTGTCGATCTTGTGGTCTCTGGGATCAACCAGGGTGCGAACACGGGAATCAACGTCCTCTACTCGGGCACGGTATCGGCTGCCACCGAGGCCGCCATACTCGGGGTCAAGGCGGTCGCCCTCTCCCTCGATTCCCCTTGCGTTCCGGATTTCTGCCTCGCCTCCCTCGTGGCAGAACGAATAGTCGATTGGGCTGCAAAAACCCATTTTCCGCAAGGCACAGCGATCAACGTCAATATCCCAGCCATTCCACTCCAGCACATCAAAGGCGTAAGACTTACGAGACAAGGAACGGGCCGGCATCAGGAAAGGTTTGAAAAAAGAAAGGATCCGCGCGGAAACGTCTATTACTGGCAAACAGGTTCGGTTTCATCGGCAATGGAAGATCCATCTATTGACAGGTGCGCCCTTGCACAAGGCTATATTACCGTCACCCCTATCCACGCCGACCTGACGGACTACCAAATCCTTGGCCGTTCAACCATCGCTGGGATCGAATCCATCGACATATGGGGACCTTAA
- a CDS encoding NAD(P)-binding domain-containing protein: MEQARIVVVGAGPAGIATAVEAKEAGIGPVVLLEKQGHICDTVVSLYHEGKRVDPVFRKVKVEPIGRLSFDTETREAFLDRMKEVVERYALDVRFRKDVQKIVPTDGEFTVIAGDGLTVRSRIVVVAIGIFGKPVKPRYAIPAEVKDKVHFSLPRTPVTKKRLLVVGGGDTAAETACFLSCENDVTLSYRRPEFFRMNEINLCSINECACKGTVKLMMGTDIDRLEPSGDEVSVVFKDGQVLAFDAVFYCLGGMTPRVFLEGAGVEYEGDRPKVDEVGETNIPRLFLAGDLAVEKGTIMAAFNSGKTVVDGILARYGSLVKG, encoded by the coding sequence ATGGAACAGGCCAGGATTGTCGTTGTCGGAGCCGGACCGGCTGGGATTGCAACTGCTGTAGAGGCCAAGGAGGCAGGAATAGGGCCGGTCGTCCTGCTCGAAAAGCAGGGCCACATCTGCGATACGGTTGTCAGCCTCTATCACGAAGGGAAAAGGGTCGACCCCGTCTTCCGGAAGGTCAAGGTGGAGCCCATTGGCAGGCTTTCCTTTGATACCGAGACGAGGGAGGCCTTTCTCGATCGCATGAAGGAGGTCGTTGAAAGGTATGCCCTCGATGTCCGTTTCAGGAAGGATGTCCAGAAGATCGTGCCCACGGATGGGGAGTTTACAGTAATTGCCGGTGACGGCCTGACTGTGCGTTCCAGGATCGTGGTCGTGGCCATCGGCATCTTCGGCAAACCGGTCAAGCCACGCTATGCCATCCCAGCCGAGGTGAAGGACAAGGTCCATTTCAGCCTTCCCAGGACGCCTGTCACGAAAAAACGTCTTCTCGTCGTGGGAGGAGGGGACACGGCAGCGGAAACGGCCTGTTTTCTCTCGTGTGAAAACGACGTGACCCTTTCGTACCGGAGACCGGAATTCTTTCGCATGAACGAGATAAATCTCTGTTCGATCAATGAATGCGCGTGCAAGGGGACGGTCAAACTCATGATGGGGACGGATATCGACAGGCTCGAGCCCTCGGGGGATGAGGTCTCTGTCGTGTTCAAGGACGGGCAGGTCCTTGCCTTTGATGCCGTCTTTTACTGTCTTGGGGGCATGACGCCACGGGTGTTCCTCGAAGGTGCGGGCGTGGAATACGAGGGGGATCGGCCGAAGGTGGACGAGGTCGGCGAGACGAACATCCCACGTCTCTTCCTGGCGGGCGATCTCGCAGTGGAAAAAGGGACGATCATGGCCGCTTTCAACTCGGGGAAGACGGTTGTGGACGGGATCCTCGCCCGTTACGGATCCCTGGTAAAGGGATAG
- a CDS encoding N-acetyltransferase, translating to MIRKAKITDVNEIHAILTHFGQKGLLLPRSRSELYDQLRDFTVYETDEGHIAGCTALHICWEDLAEIRSLAVLEGHQGKGIGRRLVQECLSEAIAIGIYRVFTLTYQQGFFLRLGFRIVDKSLLPHKVWSDCIKCPKFPDCDETAMLMEI from the coding sequence ATGATCCGCAAGGCAAAGATCACGGACGTCAATGAGATCCATGCCATCCTCACCCATTTTGGGCAAAAGGGCCTCCTCCTTCCCCGGTCACGAAGTGAACTTTATGACCAGCTCAGGGATTTTACCGTATATGAAACCGATGAAGGACATATAGCCGGCTGCACGGCCCTCCACATCTGCTGGGAGGACCTTGCCGAGATCCGCTCCCTGGCTGTACTGGAAGGGCACCAGGGCAAGGGGATAGGCCGAAGGCTCGTCCAGGAGTGTCTCTCCGAGGCGATCGCCATCGGCATCTATCGGGTCTTCACTCTCACGTATCAGCAAGGATTCTTCCTGCGTCTCGGATTCCGGATCGTGGACAAGTCTCTCCTTCCACATAAGGTATGGTCCGACTGCATCAAGTGCCCCAAATTCCCGGACTGCGACGAAACCGCCATGTTGATGGAGATCTAA